A region from the Treponema pallidum subsp. pallidum str. Nichols genome encodes:
- the ychF gene encoding redox-regulated ATPase YchF — MAVNCGIIGLPNVGKSTIFSALTANVVEAANYPFCTIEPNVGMVTVPDVRLEALAGHFRPKKTVYASIECVDIAGLVKGASQGEGLGNRFLAHVREVGVLAHVVRCFEHTDIVHVHNKVDPLSDIETVHIELALADLASVEKRAVRAQKESRMGKSLQKESTLVLRALDTLREYLEMGKAACMAPLSDEERNAVRDMRLLTMKPHLYVCNTDESGMQYGNDFVRAVQEHARVHNTQAIVMCGKFEAELAQLSDVAEQNAFLQELGLRESGRAALARAVYSLMGLRTFFTAGPEECRAWTIRAGLRAPHAAGVIHSDLERGFIRAETYSFDDLASCGSVAKVREANRVRQEGKEYEVQDGDVIFFKFNV; from the coding sequence ATGGCGGTCAATTGTGGCATTATCGGTCTGCCGAATGTGGGGAAGTCGACAATTTTCTCCGCGCTCACTGCAAACGTCGTGGAGGCGGCGAATTATCCCTTTTGTACTATCGAACCTAACGTGGGTATGGTGACAGTACCTGATGTGCGTCTTGAAGCACTGGCTGGTCATTTTCGGCCAAAGAAAACGGTGTATGCCTCCATTGAATGTGTGGATATTGCTGGTTTGGTAAAAGGTGCCTCGCAGGGGGAGGGATTGGGCAATCGTTTTCTTGCGCATGTGCGAGAGGTTGGAGTACTTGCACATGTGGTGCGCTGTTTTGAGCATACGGATATCGTTCATGTACATAATAAGGTCGATCCTCTTTCAGATATTGAAACGGTGCATATAGAGCTGGCATTGGCAGACCTGGCCTCGGTAGAAAAACGGGCTGTGCGTGCTCAAAAGGAGTCGCGTATGGGAAAGTCCCTTCAAAAGGAAAGCACGCTGGTATTACGGGCACTCGATACGCTGCGCGAATATTTAGAAATGGGAAAGGCGGCATGTATGGCGCCGCTGTCGGATGAGGAGCGCAACGCGGTGCGCGATATGCGCTTGTTGACAATGAAGCCGCACCTGTACGTGTGCAATACAGACGAAAGCGGCATGCAGTACGGAAATGATTTCGTGCGCGCGGTGCAAGAGCACGCACGTGTGCATAACACGCAGGCAATTGTTATGTGTGGAAAATTTGAAGCAGAGCTTGCGCAGCTTTCTGATGTGGCAGAGCAAAACGCCTTTTTGCAAGAATTAGGGTTGCGCGAATCAGGACGTGCGGCGCTTGCGCGCGCAGTGTATTCCCTGATGGGGTTGCGTACCTTTTTTACCGCGGGGCCTGAGGAGTGTCGCGCGTGGACCATTCGGGCAGGGCTGCGTGCACCGCACGCGGCAGGAGTGATCCACAGCGACCTTGAGCGTGGTTTTATTCGTGCAGAAACGTATTCTTTCGATGATCTTGCGTCCTGTGGGAGTGTGGCAAAGGTGAGGGAGGCAAACCGCGTTCGGCAGGAGGGGAAGGAATACGAGGTGCAAGACGGGGACGTTATCTTTTTTAAATTCAATGTGTGA
- a CDS encoding DUF2715 domain-containing protein yields MCGGLFLAVRLGGGYVSIASGIECSATVDDAQYEPYTKNEQGTTVASNTVFPCTVLEALVRDPALTADYLLYGMQSCYAIPLHVGVSYYLAKRWGIECALTASLGISMRTDVRVPYAVRIGPVFRV; encoded by the coding sequence GTGTGTGGTGGGCTATTCCTTGCGGTTCGGCTGGGGGGGGGGTACGTCTCTATCGCTTCGGGAATCGAGTGTAGTGCAACGGTCGATGACGCGCAGTACGAGCCCTACACGAAAAATGAGCAGGGGACTACTGTTGCCTCCAACACCGTGTTCCCGTGCACGGTCTTGGAGGCATTGGTGCGTGATCCGGCCCTTACCGCAGATTACCTGCTTTACGGTATGCAAAGCTGTTACGCAATTCCGCTCCATGTGGGGGTTTCGTATTACCTTGCCAAGCGCTGGGGTATTGAGTGTGCGCTTACGGCCTCACTTGGCATTTCAATGCGGACGGATGTGCGCGTCCCCTACGCGGTACGCATAGGGCCGGTATTCCGCGTGTAG
- a CDS encoding methionine ABC transporter ATP-binding protein gives MVRLERLKKTYAGVPILRDISLEIPAHGMYGIIGKSGAGKSTLLRIMSLLEKPDEGAVFYHTTRVDLLRGAALRAQRRRIGLIFQQFHLFSSRTVFGNVAYPLEIARYARKDAYARVLHLLHLVGLADKAQARISTLSGGQKQRVAIARALAAEPAILFCDEATSALDPQTTQSILTLLKNVQCSLRLTVVLITHQMEVVRDLCDRAAVLHEGEIVEEGRVTQLFAAPRRLITQQLLSGCSFASFAKSEPFHRMSSGACAVHAIDKAHW, from the coding sequence ATGGTCAGACTCGAGCGGCTAAAGAAGACATACGCAGGTGTTCCTATACTTCGAGATATTTCTCTAGAGATCCCAGCGCACGGAATGTATGGAATCATCGGCAAAAGTGGTGCAGGAAAATCAACGCTACTGCGCATCATGAGTCTTTTGGAGAAACCTGACGAAGGAGCCGTTTTTTATCACACCACGAGGGTAGATTTACTGCGCGGTGCTGCCTTGCGTGCACAGCGCAGGCGCATAGGATTGATCTTTCAACAATTTCATCTGTTTTCTTCCCGCACCGTCTTTGGGAATGTTGCCTACCCGCTTGAGATTGCACGGTATGCACGTAAGGACGCCTACGCGCGCGTGTTGCATTTGCTACACTTGGTTGGTCTTGCAGACAAAGCACAGGCGCGTATCAGCACGCTGTCAGGTGGGCAGAAGCAGCGCGTAGCCATTGCGCGCGCCTTGGCTGCAGAACCTGCAATACTCTTCTGCGACGAAGCAACAAGCGCTCTCGACCCTCAAACAACACAGTCAATTCTGACGTTGCTGAAAAATGTGCAGTGCTCACTGCGTCTGACGGTCGTATTGATTACACACCAGATGGAGGTGGTACGCGACTTGTGCGATCGGGCCGCCGTATTGCATGAGGGAGAAATAGTGGAAGAAGGAAGGGTGACACAACTTTTTGCTGCGCCACGGCGGCTGATCACACAGCAGTTGTTGTCGGGCTGTTCTTTTGCCTCTTTTGCAAAGTCAGAACCCTTCCATCGAATGTCTTCGGGTGCGTGTGCCGTGCATGCTATTGACAAGGCACACTGGTAA
- a CDS encoding major outer sheath C-terminal domain-containing protein yields the protein MVAPETSSMESRAQKTQFHPDGEGKSNTGAARAGRNHSAAFARYAPATKWKAEYCGYYECGVVVSPLEKVEIRLSWEQGKLQENSNVVIEKNVTERWQFVGACRLIW from the coding sequence ATGGTAGCGCCGGAAACCTCAAGCATGGAAAGCCGCGCGCAAAAGACGCAATTCCACCCTGACGGGGAGGGCAAGTCAAACACGGGCGCCGCCCGAGCAGGAAGAAACCACAGCGCCGCGTTTGCACGCTATGCTCCTGCTACGAAGTGGAAGGCAGAATATTGTGGGTATTACGAGTGTGGGGTAGTGGTCAGTCCGTTAGAGAAGGTGGAGATTCGGCTGAGCTGGGAGCAAGGCAAGCTACAAGAGAACAGCAATGTAGTGATAGAGAAGAACGTGACGGAGCGTTGGCAATTCGTAGGGGCATGTCGCTTGATTTGGTAG
- a CDS encoding exodeoxyribonuclease III, protein MRPVQRIISWNVNGIRAIERKDFLSWLAREAPDVLCLQEIKAHESQLSAALRAPVWSAGAGGTYYTYFHSAQRPGYSGTALFSKRAPDAVRFFGVPAFDCEGRMLAARFGELTVVSAYFPNAQEGGKRLAYKLDFCAAFRAFCDEERTAGQHVILCGDYNIAHKEIDLAHPQENEGNPGFLPQERAWMDTFTEAGYADSFRAFCTEGQQYTWWSYRARARARNIGWRIDYQCVDQAFLARVTSSQILSEVTGSDHCPVCLTYAD, encoded by the coding sequence ATGCGTCCCGTGCAGCGTATCATATCTTGGAATGTGAATGGAATTCGTGCCATAGAGCGGAAAGATTTTCTCAGCTGGCTCGCGCGTGAGGCGCCTGATGTTCTCTGTTTGCAGGAGATTAAAGCGCATGAGTCGCAGCTGAGTGCTGCGCTTCGTGCTCCGGTCTGGAGTGCTGGGGCGGGGGGTACGTACTATACCTATTTTCACAGTGCGCAGCGTCCTGGATACAGTGGCACGGCGCTGTTCAGTAAGCGCGCGCCAGATGCGGTGCGTTTCTTCGGGGTTCCGGCTTTTGACTGCGAGGGGCGGATGCTTGCGGCACGCTTTGGCGAGCTGACGGTGGTAAGCGCGTATTTTCCGAATGCGCAGGAAGGGGGCAAGCGGCTCGCGTATAAGCTTGATTTTTGCGCAGCGTTTCGTGCGTTCTGTGATGAAGAGCGTACGGCCGGGCAGCACGTGATCTTGTGTGGTGACTACAACATAGCGCATAAGGAAATCGACCTGGCACATCCTCAGGAAAATGAGGGGAATCCTGGATTCCTGCCTCAGGAGCGTGCATGGATGGATACATTTACGGAGGCAGGCTATGCGGATAGCTTCCGAGCCTTCTGCACAGAAGGGCAGCAGTACACGTGGTGGAGCTACCGTGCCCGTGCACGCGCGCGTAACATTGGATGGCGCATCGATTACCAGTGTGTGGACCAAGCCTTTTTAGCGCGCGTGACCTCTTCGCAGATACTGTCCGAGGTGACAGGATCGGATCACTGCCCAGTGTGTTTGACGTACGCGGACTAA
- a CDS encoding phosphoenolpyruvate carboxykinase (GTP) encodes MELHEIAHARAKAWIEEMVALCAPDTVYVCDGSKKEYDTIMQKMVDAGLATPLKKRKNCFLFRSQPSDVARVEARTFIASKREDDAGPTNHWTDPAELKKTMTGLYSQCMKGRTMYVIPFSMGPVGSPISKNGIEITDSEYVVCNMHIMTRVGTRVLEALGTDGEFVPCLHSVGKPLGPGVTDAGQWPCADMERKYISHFPEERLVWSFGSGYGGNALLGKKCFALRIASVLARDEGWLAEHMLILKITNPAGKTKYIGAAFPSACGKTNLAMMIPTLPGWKVETVGDDIAWMKFGKDGRLYAINPEAGFFGVAPGTSDFSNKNAMDSIKENAIFTNCGLTEDGDVWWEGIGYPAKGTIIDWHGVSRPAPTRDKSPKGEEIAHPNARFTAPARQCPAIASNWEDPEGVPIDAFLFGGRRPSTVPLVHQARDWNHGVFLGSIIGSEVTAAVISDQVGQIRRDPFAMLPFCGYHMADYFSHWIKLGSQARAENLPKIFCVNWFRKDAEGNFLWPGYGDNSRVLAWIFDRCDGVDNAVETAIGWMPKEGALNTEGLNVSTQAVKELLSVDIAGWKKEIKDIRENHYPKFGARLPQQLRDALEVLEARINGSEGAACTRDMC; translated from the coding sequence ATGGAACTTCACGAGATTGCCCACGCTCGAGCAAAGGCGTGGATAGAAGAGATGGTCGCACTCTGTGCCCCAGATACCGTCTACGTCTGCGACGGTTCGAAAAAAGAGTACGACACCATTATGCAGAAAATGGTGGATGCTGGCTTGGCTACCCCATTAAAAAAACGTAAGAACTGCTTCCTCTTTCGCTCACAGCCCTCCGACGTTGCGCGCGTCGAAGCGCGCACCTTCATCGCCTCAAAAAGGGAGGATGATGCAGGACCCACTAACCATTGGACCGATCCTGCAGAATTAAAAAAGACTATGACCGGTCTCTATTCCCAGTGCATGAAGGGCCGTACCATGTACGTCATTCCCTTTTCCATGGGACCGGTCGGCTCACCCATCTCTAAAAATGGCATCGAAATCACCGATTCTGAGTACGTCGTTTGCAACATGCACATCATGACACGCGTGGGTACCCGCGTGCTTGAGGCGTTGGGTACTGATGGTGAGTTCGTCCCCTGTTTGCACTCTGTGGGGAAGCCGTTAGGACCGGGCGTAACTGACGCAGGCCAGTGGCCCTGCGCGGATATGGAGCGCAAATACATCTCTCACTTTCCTGAAGAGCGCTTGGTTTGGTCTTTCGGTTCAGGATACGGAGGGAATGCCCTGTTGGGGAAAAAGTGTTTCGCATTACGCATCGCTTCAGTACTCGCACGAGACGAAGGGTGGCTTGCAGAGCACATGCTCATCCTTAAAATCACCAACCCTGCTGGAAAGACCAAGTACATTGGTGCGGCGTTTCCCTCTGCATGTGGCAAAACGAATCTGGCTATGATGATCCCTACCCTTCCTGGATGGAAGGTCGAGACCGTAGGCGATGACATCGCGTGGATGAAATTCGGAAAGGACGGCCGCCTGTACGCTATCAATCCTGAAGCGGGGTTCTTCGGCGTAGCACCAGGGACATCTGATTTCTCGAACAAGAATGCCATGGACTCTATCAAGGAAAACGCCATTTTCACCAACTGTGGTCTGACCGAAGACGGCGACGTGTGGTGGGAGGGTATCGGCTATCCCGCTAAAGGAACAATCATTGATTGGCACGGCGTGTCGCGCCCCGCACCTACACGCGATAAAAGTCCAAAAGGAGAAGAAATTGCGCATCCGAATGCGCGTTTTACCGCTCCTGCGCGACAGTGCCCTGCAATTGCAAGTAACTGGGAAGATCCCGAAGGGGTCCCTATCGACGCTTTTCTGTTTGGCGGCCGTCGCCCCAGTACGGTTCCCCTGGTGCATCAGGCCCGGGACTGGAATCACGGGGTGTTTCTAGGTTCCATCATCGGCTCGGAGGTAACTGCAGCAGTTATCTCTGACCAGGTAGGTCAGATTCGCCGAGACCCGTTCGCGATGCTCCCCTTCTGCGGCTACCATATGGCAGACTACTTTTCGCACTGGATTAAGCTCGGATCGCAGGCACGTGCCGAAAACCTGCCAAAGATTTTCTGCGTTAACTGGTTTCGTAAAGATGCAGAGGGCAACTTCCTGTGGCCCGGATATGGCGATAACAGCCGAGTACTCGCGTGGATCTTTGACCGCTGTGATGGTGTGGACAACGCGGTGGAAACAGCGATCGGTTGGATGCCCAAAGAGGGAGCCTTGAACACAGAGGGGTTAAACGTAAGCACGCAGGCAGTGAAAGAGCTTTTGTCGGTGGACATAGCCGGATGGAAAAAGGAAATTAAAGACATCCGAGAGAATCACTACCCAAAGTTTGGCGCGCGGCTGCCACAGCAGCTTCGCGATGCACTCGAGGTTTTGGAAGCTCGCATCAACGGCAGCGAGGGGGCTGCGTGCACGCGTGATATGTGTTAG
- a CDS encoding tetratricopeptide repeat protein translates to MSLSPQGADMSGVLYLGRFTLCLLPVSCFSQKVMTCADTVRGAQEVFMLCIYVELPYYYQLTRIFPADIESLCARMRRFAVHNGAALHEASSVRIFAFEAHSLGSVYAAVRCVRALYQTLDTYEKQVKEFRILMDVVADDASPCLIEDRFHAYRSTLIPDRGFFASFRAKQLLKHYLEFLPLPALNMYQVNGFLSLCAEKPFPQGVTTHCIVVRTTSSYMSALCNFMALHPLSEAVYSTLSEETRAFFFHLRAAVSFFKRRRYDSSFPQYLTDAFLQYVGLYFKLYYEAAPNAAPPPIYVDPCAGHESQKQAEKVLIVSPHSPLMRLPASCADIEAIPQDLAEVMYTLSLASRYIFADEIEEFFLFLKKHADFVGDLFDKMFCTQVTMVPHNAYAIPEDVHDSLEKRVRVKMPVIRECISSFLWKKYQEGSLCASTDLLRTFQELQYKYTSDCVLHSLFHTYSDVQIAHLQVEEYTGTDVGAVLKVYQHTLLVGMREDAEAAFREAKACLTTLQARRFVSAEYRTFSLLGFLTIGQSKFEDALVYFGYALDDAEQLRDGDFLCSALFHLSITYFLQHNFTQARLFLSKLSDAISTYFEQRWKTVSLFMQGRISLSLGEYAQARRCFDEAADFALQYFEHQEPLCRVWAAHARLLADKSYAAHALFQDMCDQYPDAYLFLVESYVRAECFDDPTLFQSFPEETTSREPCVPSFSLDTPIYSGFSCAEDLVWGRQCAFAVSAQHSTVFAHYYHCRVHLHRAEDMQTFHHHKQKLEAIARRAFQIGDPSAALFLYLCYDVSYRVHGAEAAVTTAHLSRAFKVMQRSVAYMSENTVRAQFMQDNFWNAKLFAAAQANKLI, encoded by the coding sequence GTGTCTCTGTCACCGCAGGGAGCCGACATGAGCGGTGTTCTTTACCTAGGACGTTTCACTCTCTGTCTATTACCTGTCAGTTGTTTTTCTCAAAAAGTGATGACGTGTGCCGATACCGTCAGGGGTGCGCAAGAGGTTTTTATGCTATGTATCTACGTTGAGCTTCCCTATTACTATCAACTGACGCGCATCTTCCCTGCTGACATCGAATCGCTATGTGCGCGTATGAGAAGGTTCGCTGTCCACAACGGTGCTGCCCTCCACGAGGCATCGTCCGTTCGTATCTTTGCATTTGAAGCACACAGTCTCGGTTCTGTATACGCCGCGGTACGCTGCGTGCGTGCGCTGTATCAAACACTGGACACATACGAAAAGCAGGTGAAGGAATTTCGTATCCTCATGGACGTTGTTGCTGACGATGCTTCTCCCTGTCTGATAGAAGATCGCTTCCATGCATACCGCAGTACGCTGATTCCTGACCGTGGTTTTTTTGCATCCTTTCGTGCAAAACAGCTTCTCAAGCATTACCTTGAATTTTTGCCACTGCCAGCGCTGAATATGTACCAGGTTAATGGTTTCCTTTCACTTTGTGCGGAAAAACCTTTTCCACAAGGGGTAACCACGCACTGCATAGTTGTGCGTACCACTTCTTCATACATGAGTGCTCTGTGTAATTTCATGGCGCTCCATCCGTTGTCCGAAGCGGTCTACTCAACGCTATCTGAGGAAACGCGTGCGTTTTTTTTTCATCTGCGCGCTGCGGTGTCTTTTTTTAAAAGACGGCGGTATGATTCGTCTTTTCCCCAATATTTAACCGATGCATTTCTTCAGTATGTGGGTCTGTACTTTAAGCTTTATTACGAAGCGGCGCCAAATGCGGCGCCGCCGCCCATTTATGTAGACCCTTGTGCTGGACATGAGAGCCAAAAGCAGGCAGAGAAAGTACTGATCGTCAGTCCACATTCTCCCCTTATGCGGTTGCCTGCATCCTGCGCAGATATTGAAGCTATTCCGCAAGATCTAGCAGAAGTCATGTATACGCTTTCGCTTGCCTCCCGTTATATTTTCGCGGACGAAATAGAGGAATTTTTTCTGTTTTTGAAAAAACATGCTGACTTCGTCGGTGATTTATTTGACAAAATGTTTTGTACCCAGGTGACGATGGTGCCGCACAACGCGTATGCCATTCCAGAGGATGTACACGACAGTCTAGAAAAGCGTGTGCGCGTGAAAATGCCTGTAATACGCGAATGTATTTCTTCCTTCCTTTGGAAGAAATATCAGGAAGGATCGCTTTGTGCTAGTACGGATCTGCTCAGAACTTTCCAGGAGCTTCAGTACAAATACACATCCGATTGTGTGTTACACAGCTTGTTTCATACGTATTCTGACGTGCAGATTGCGCACCTACAGGTAGAAGAGTACACCGGCACGGATGTCGGCGCAGTGTTAAAGGTATACCAACACACGCTGCTGGTGGGCATGCGTGAAGACGCAGAGGCCGCGTTCAGAGAAGCAAAGGCTTGTCTGACAACACTGCAGGCGCGGCGTTTTGTGTCCGCTGAATACCGGACCTTTTCCCTCTTAGGATTTCTAACCATAGGTCAGAGCAAATTTGAAGACGCGTTGGTGTATTTTGGCTATGCACTCGATGATGCAGAACAGCTGCGCGACGGTGATTTTCTCTGTTCCGCGCTTTTTCATTTGAGTATTACCTACTTTTTGCAGCATAACTTTACCCAGGCGCGGCTTTTTCTGAGTAAGCTATCCGATGCGATATCCACGTATTTTGAGCAGCGATGGAAAACTGTCAGTCTGTTTATGCAGGGCAGAATTTCTCTCAGCCTCGGGGAGTATGCACAGGCGCGTCGGTGTTTTGATGAGGCTGCCGATTTTGCACTGCAGTACTTTGAACACCAAGAACCCTTGTGCAGAGTGTGGGCTGCACATGCACGGCTACTTGCGGATAAGTCGTATGCAGCGCACGCGCTGTTTCAGGACATGTGTGATCAATACCCTGATGCATATCTCTTTCTTGTAGAAAGCTATGTCCGCGCAGAATGTTTTGACGATCCCACGTTGTTTCAATCGTTTCCTGAGGAAACGACCTCTCGCGAGCCATGTGTGCCGTCCTTCTCTCTTGATACGCCGATTTACTCAGGGTTCTCCTGCGCAGAAGATCTGGTATGGGGCAGGCAGTGTGCGTTTGCAGTGAGTGCGCAGCACAGTACGGTATTTGCTCATTACTACCATTGCAGGGTGCATCTGCACCGTGCCGAGGATATGCAAACATTCCACCACCATAAGCAAAAACTTGAGGCCATTGCACGTCGCGCGTTTCAAATAGGTGATCCGAGTGCTGCGTTGTTTCTGTACCTCTGCTATGATGTGTCCTACCGCGTGCACGGCGCAGAGGCTGCTGTCACGACAGCGCACCTGAGTAGGGCGTTTAAAGTGATGCAGCGCAGCGTTGCGTATATGTCAGAAAATACCGTTCGCGCACAGTTCATGCAGGATAACTTTTGGAATGCAAAACTGTTTGCCGCCGCGCAGGCAAACAAACTCATTTAA
- a CDS encoding KamA family radical SAM protein, with amino-acid sequence MSMAECTREQRKRRGAGRADEHWRTLSPASCAADALTEHISPAYAHLIAQAQGADAQALKRQVCFAPQERVVHACECADPLGEDRYCVTPFLVHQYANRVLMLATGRCFSHCRYCFRRGFIAQRAGWIPNEEREKIITYLRATPSVKEILVSGGDPLTGSFAQVTSLFRALRSVAPDLIIRLCTRAVTFAPQAFTPELIAFLQEMKPVWIIPHINHPAELGSTQRAVLEACVGAGLPVQSQSVLLRGVNDSVETLCTLFHALTCLGVKPGYLFQLDLAPGTGDFRVPLSDTLALWRTLKERLSGLSLPTLAVDLPGGGGKFPLVALALQQDVTWHQEREAFSARGIDGAWYTYPF; translated from the coding sequence GTGTCTATGGCTGAGTGTACCCGGGAACAGAGAAAGAGACGAGGTGCAGGGCGTGCTGATGAGCATTGGCGGACGTTGAGTCCTGCCTCTTGCGCGGCAGATGCGCTGACGGAGCATATTTCTCCAGCGTATGCGCATTTAATTGCACAAGCGCAGGGCGCGGACGCGCAGGCGCTGAAACGTCAGGTGTGCTTTGCGCCACAGGAGCGTGTGGTGCATGCTTGCGAGTGTGCCGACCCATTGGGTGAGGACCGGTACTGCGTGACACCCTTTTTGGTGCATCAGTATGCGAATCGTGTGTTGATGTTGGCAACAGGACGTTGCTTTTCACACTGTCGCTATTGTTTTCGCCGCGGTTTCATCGCCCAACGTGCAGGGTGGATCCCCAACGAAGAGCGCGAGAAGATTATTACGTATCTTCGTGCTACCCCTTCGGTGAAGGAAATCCTGGTTTCAGGTGGTGATCCACTCACTGGTTCTTTTGCACAGGTCACATCGCTTTTCCGCGCACTGCGCAGTGTAGCGCCGGATTTGATTATTCGTCTGTGCACTCGCGCAGTCACCTTTGCTCCGCAGGCCTTTACTCCCGAGCTGATTGCGTTTCTGCAGGAGATGAAGCCGGTGTGGATAATTCCGCATATTAATCACCCGGCAGAGCTCGGTTCTACGCAGCGCGCGGTGCTCGAGGCCTGCGTAGGCGCAGGCCTCCCTGTGCAATCGCAGTCGGTACTGTTGCGCGGGGTGAACGATTCGGTAGAGACGCTGTGCACACTGTTTCACGCGCTCACTTGTCTGGGGGTTAAGCCGGGGTATCTATTTCAGTTGGATTTGGCGCCTGGAACTGGGGATTTTCGTGTGCCACTTTCTGACACGCTAGCTCTGTGGCGCACATTGAAGGAGCGCCTCTCAGGGTTGTCGCTTCCCACGCTTGCGGTGGACTTGCCAGGGGGTGGAGGAAAGTTTCCGCTTGTGGCATTGGCCTTGCAGCAAGATGTCACGTGGCATCAGGAACGCGAGGCGTTCTCCGCACGCGGCATCGATGGCGCGTGGTACACGTACCCGTTCTGA